ATTGCTCATAAACATTACTGCTTAGAATTAAAGCTTTACTTGATTAAGCTGAATAAATTAGGCTTAGctacatattaaatgtttatacacacacacacacacacatatatgtacgtatgtatgtctatgacttgtttatttttagtccACTGGTAGACCAAAGAAAATCTAAAAGGCTTTAACGCTTATACCTGGCATTCTATTCCTTTCAACAACATAGCGAAGATAAACTACTCCCAAAGCAAAGAAGATATCGACAttttttactttctaattttCTCTTAATTATGTTTGTTCCCAGTTACTCGGCAGTACTCTTGTGGGTTCATACGATAATAATTAGGATAACACGATGGGCACACCGCACATAACCCATTGGTTGTTTTCTGCTCAAGAAAAAAACTGAACCATTTTTAAGAATGAGTATAATGAGCTAACTGACCTTCATTACAGCCACATATCGGCTAACACTTTCTGCACATAATATCTAAAACTTATTcctaaaaatacaaaatctaaaTATCCAGATTGAAAAAATAGGTTAGATAATTCAGTTAAAACTGGCATTAAATCTATTGGTCAATGGGATAGATCATTCAGTTACAAATAATCTTGAAACTACTGATCAATTGGATTGGTAATTCAGTTAAAACTGGCCTTAGAACTACTGGTCAATAGGATAGATAGTTCAGTTAAAACTGACCTTAGGACTACTGGTCAATAGGATAGATAATTCAGTTATAACTGGCCTTAAAACTATTGGTCGAGACGATAGACAACTCAGTTACAACTGATCTTAAACCTACTGATCAATAGGATAGGTAATTCAGTTAAAACTAGCCTTAGAACTACTGTTCAAGAGGATAGATAATTTAGTTACAACTGACCTTAGGAATACTGTTCAAGAGGATAGACAATTCAGTTATAACTGGCCTTAGGACTACTGGTCAATAGGATAGATAATTCAGTTATAACTGGCTTTAAAACTATTGGTCGAGACGATAGACAACTCAGTTACAACTGGCCTTAGAACTACTGGACAAGAGAATAGATAATTCAGTTATAACTGGCCTTAGGACTACTGGTCAAGAGGATAGATAATTCAGTTATAACTGGCCTTAGGAATACTGGTCAAGAGGATAGATAATTCAGTTATAACTGGCCTTAGGACTACTGGTCAATAGGATAGATAAATCAGTTATAACTGGCCTTAAAACTATTGGTCGAGACGATAGACAACTCAGTTACAACTGGTCTTAGAACTACTGGACAAGAGAATAGATAATTCAGTTATAACTGGCCTTAGGGCTACTGGTCAAGAGGATAGATAATTCAATTATAACTGGCCTTAGGAATACTGGTCAAGAGGATAGATAATTCAGTTAAAACTGACCTTAGGACTACTGGTCAAGAGGATAGATAATTCAGTTGAAACTGGCCTTGAGACTACTACTCAAGAAGATAAATAATTCAGTTACGACTGGCCTTAGGACTACTGGCCACGAGGATATATAATTCAGTTAAAACTGACATTAAGACTAATTGCCATAAGGATatataattcagttaaaaattgACATTAGGTCTACTGGTCAAGGATTTAAGTAATTCAGTGAAAACTGGTGTTAGATATCAACTTTATGATGATGTTGGAAGTATAATACATAGAAACATAATCagatctgttttatattttgaaacacatATTTGTAATGACCAAATTATAAATCattccaaacaaaataaatattattttgtatattgaaatatttttatacatacaacAATCTAGTAACCTGTACCATAAATAATGCTTCTCATATATTCCATGTTCGTTACCcctattgttaataaatatttttgtcagtcTTATATGTTTAAAGGTTGTGTTTGATCGTGCAGACCAAgggataaaaaaatttaattttggagACATAACGAATAAAAGCCCTGTGGTTCAACGGTAGTCGTGAGATACTAAGATTGGGTTTTCGATTCCTGTCGTTTGCCCTGTGCGAGTAATCAATTGTAAAGCTATGcagttaacaacaaaacaaacacgaGAGCCATTAACTGACTCgtacattatatttacaaataaactagtatattaaacattattctaATCAACACTATCCACTGTCGTTACGATcaataatataaacacaaactgCCTCTACTAGTTAACGTCTGAAGGTTGATGgtcatttgaaaaaacaaaatccaataaTGAATTAATTCATTGTTGATTTACAACATTgttgtacattgttacattgttgaAGTAATCAGCGGCCATGAGTTCGGTCCTCACGCTTTGTTTGTGTCAAGTTATAATTACTGTGATGTCTCCAAAGGATTCTCAAACCATGTGAGAATCATGTCGATCACACAAACCGGTATATTAACTTCAATTAAGCCTTTTTGCTACGACAAGTAGCCAAGATTTTCTGAATTATAggtttatttcatacttacaaaAGAAATCACTTCTATTAAATTACCGATCCACATGATGACAAAATCAAATACGATGTTTCTTTCGATATCTAGGATTTTTGATGATTTATAAAAAATCATGCATGGAATTTTTAATACTCTAACTTCCAACAGGTCGATAAGAACCTTTTAAATATTCATGGCTCAAATTATGGGAATTACGAAATCaaattttaagtaataataatgaaacctTGAGAAAATTTATGACGATATTATCGTTAACACAAAGTGTTTAActtagaaaatattcattaagaaatttaaactgtaAGAATTATATATTGCTTGTACTCATTATACATTATACAATGTATTGATTAACAGCCTCAAACTGTAAGTTTTATTCATCAGTTGTAATCATAACAATGTAACCCATTAATAGCCTTGAACTGTAGGTTTTATTTATAAgttgtaatcataacaatataacaaattaatagcCTTAAACTGTAGGTTTTATGTATAAGTTGTAATCATAAcagtataacaaattaataatgttaaaccTGTAAGCTACAGTCAAAACCTTTCACTAACAAAGCACGCTAGAAACAAAACCTGccactaaaaacataatattataaacaaaaccttccatattatatacagaactactttgtttcttgtttgtttttttggtttgtttttggaatttcgcacaaagctactcgagggctatctgtgctagccgtccctaatttagcagtgtaagactagagggaaggcagctagtcatcactacccaccgccaactcttgggctactcttttaccaacgaatagtgggattgaccgtcacattatacacccccacggctgggagggcgagcatgtttagcgcgacgcgggcgcgaacccgcgaccctcggattacgagtcgcacgtcttacgcgcttggccatgccaggcctactttGTTTCTTATCAACCCAGCTGTGATACCAATCACAAACATAGTGTCTTCTACAAACATTCCAAGAAAAAATAAgttcttattcaaataatgccGTAATTAATAATTAGGTCCTAGTTGTTGCAAATCATTTGGTTACTAAAGTTTGTCATATAGAAAAGTTTATAGCTTTTAATACTTATACATTTTCTTTGATATTAAATAGGATTCTGAATTTCCAATGTTACCACAGGTGTACatgaatatgtttatatatatatatatatatatatatttattttcttagttagttgtatgaaaataaaattatacataatgaaaaccatcagaaaaaaaaagttatatttttacagtttgtggttttaaaatattcaagtgtaTTTAGAAAGGTTGAAATTACCAGACTAATTCTACTCTTATGTACTTAAACCACTTTGTGAAAACAGTtcctaaaatttattttgatttgataGTTTTAAATGGAAAGTGAggttgaactttataaaaaatttatataaaattaaatttgtttgtagaaACTGATTGTTAACAGAATCACTTATTGTTAAGAAATGTCCAACTTGCTGTCAAACTAAAAATACCGTTcccttaataaatatttttatgtgtctAGTTAAACTGTTTTAAGTTTGACAATGAAGACCACAGTTTGCACCATAACAGCAACCCAGAAAACTGTTGATGGTCCAAGTTCTAAGGTAAAACATTCCACACCTCTAAATCCACTTTTACAATACACCATAATGGGATATGAGTGaagtaagatttatttagaatttttttatttatttatattttaaatgttgtgtattATATGGCAGAGTTGTGTTTCCAAATTATGAAATAGCAATTCATTTAGATAAGAAAAACTTTGCCATAAAACCTATGGTCATCATGTGCATTAAAGTTTAACAAGTCTTTTCTTTTAgagtagaaaataattttatttaccaaagtacttgaaaatgtttcttttattgaagtatttgaaaaaataattatataattttaatacttgttGCAGACTTTATTGTGAGTCATAATTAGATGATGTGATTCAGAAAACAAATACAgttacatcaaaaataaaactgttaaagcATCTAATTCATTTTATATTCAATTATATGCAAATATGTCTTGTTCTACTCACTTATGGTTCCCtgctggaacagcagtaagtcttagGATTTACAACACTTAAAATCAAGTGTTGAATTTCttttgatggacacagcagatagcccaatgcagctttgctataaaaacaacacCTACCCACTTACGAATAAATTGGCTAAATTACCTCCGTTTCTTTTGGGCTTCAGATAAAACAGTGCCTACAATTTATGTTGTACCTTACGTATTTTCCATGAATATTATGTCACAAAATTAACACCttgtcattaattttaattaaagatatcAGTTCATAATAGGTTCATCacatgtatgtatttattttaaaatataattttatcacatCCTAAACAAAGTTTTAgactaattttgttgttgtttatttccttaataaacaggaaaaacagttttataattgtacTGTATTCCAAacacaattattattgtttaagattttaataaacattgtataagaataaaatatgtaCTAGAATATGAAAATCTAAAATTGATTCCTATATttcaaaaatgaacaataaacactttggtgattttttttttctcgtacACTGTTTAGGTGGTTTCATCAGACTTTATTGGAGATTCTCACAGCAGTATTTTTGATGCAAGTGTTGGCATTTCTTTAAACGAGAACTTTTGTTAAACTTGTTTCATGGTAGGTTTGGTTTTATTATGCAGGTACTATGTAAGTAGTTTAGCCTGaattttggtgaatgtttcaaatttatttgtcattaaatACTGTACTATTGCAGACATATCAAATATACAGACATATTATTTTAACAGAATCTAATGCTGCAGGTTTATTGTGACATAACTGTTAGTGAAAGTGCAACAGATGTTAGTGTAAGTTTTCTATACTTATGACTTTTCTATGACTTGTGTCATATTAATCCTTTTAGCTTATTTTCCAATTCATTGTTTCACTCTTCATATacattaaaaccatataaaacaGTAGTTGTtcattgttcttgttttatacatacatgtttgtttatagacgtttcaaatattttataattaattcatcatTTACCTCCCTTGTGTGTTTGAGAGAGAAGGAGTTCATGGAAGGCTTtcctcaaattattattttgcttaccacaattaacattttttattatcatgtttgttCTCTGAACATATACGTAAACATATAAACATCTGTTGCTATTATTCATTCATAAGAAAATCTTGAACTTCTTCTTAGTATGGTCAGTAGTAAGAACATGGTTCTCTGTggaaaattaaaacttctttGTAATTTGTTTGGTCAACAACCAAGTTAGAAAATGTTTCCGTGTTTCTTGTGTAAATGGGACAGCAGAACATGAAATCAAAACTGGCTAAAAAAGCAATGGCCATGCAGATTCAGCAAacttttattaacctgaagatgacctaggaaggtcaaaacctTTTTCTCTTCTTACCAATAAAAGTTAATACCCAAagcagccgttctgagataagtttatatttcagattggtttcttgtcattaagAAGGTATGATATAAACTCCTTCTTAAGATATCATGCTAATATCATGTTCCTGGAGAAAGTAAGTTTTTAACCAAATGCCTGACCCAAAACTCTATTCATTTCAGAATCAGATGAAAGTGTACCAAGAGTACACAAATGAAATGGTGCCATGTTTAGTGGGACAAGGGTTGAAATCCACAACCCACAGATTGGAAGTTCAGCACTCTAATCACTTGGCCGTGCCAAGACTCTCAGTATATCACTGATCACCTGGCCGTGCCAAGCCTCTCAGTATATCACTGATCACCTGGCGTGCCAAGCCTCTCAGTATGTCGCTGATCACCTGACCGCCAAGCCTCTCAGTATGTCGCTGATCATCTGGCGTGCCAAGACTCAGTATGTCGCTGATCACCTGGCGTGCAAGACTCTCAGTATGTCGCTGATCACCTGGCCGTGCCAAGACTCTCAGTATGTCGCTGATCACCTGGCCGTGCCAAGACTCTCAATATGTCGCTGATCACCTGGCCGTGCCAAGACTCTCAGTGTGTCGCTGATCACCTGGCCGTGCCAAGACTCTCAGTATATCGCTGATCACCTGGCCGTGCCAAGACTCTCAGTATATAGCTGATCACCTGGCCGTGCCAAGACTCTCAGTATATCGCTGATCACCTGGTCGTGCCAAGACTCTCAGTGTATCGCTGATCACCCGGCCGTGCCAAGACTCTCAGTGTATCGCTGATCACCTGATCATGCCAAGACTCTCAGTGTATCGCTGATCACCCGGCCGTGCCAAGACTCTCATTGTATCGCTGATCACCTGGCTCTGCCAAGACTCTCAGTATATCACTGATCACCTGGCCGTGCCAAGACTCTCAGTATACCActgatcacctggccatgtcaagaCTCTCAGTATATCACTATAACACTTAGATTTgacaaaagaattaaaataaatgaggATGCATGTTTGTCTCACATCAGTGATCTtccattttcttcagtttgtttgcatttttgttaacaaacataataataaaaaaatgttcattgtggtaaacgaaataataatttgatctaaataaGAGTTTAGTTTCCTTCCAATTTGTAAAAATATCCTTATACAATAgaaaaaatggatattatttaaACAGCTATAAAGATGAATttattagcaaaataaaaaaaaaaactatttgtacCCTTGCACTTAATAGATGTCACAAATcttcagaaaaacagaaaatatttattaaagcagTTTCACTTTGTTACtgatataacattttaacaaaacattaaatgtttatttccttTTGTGAGTTTATTGAATACCCAATACATTATTACTCTTGGGGAAAACTGACAAACACAATCTGTTAATTTTCTGGTTCTAGAGCGATGCTGGCTGTCATAAACAACTTCATGTAACACATTTCAACATATTTGGggatatttcatttttactgtattaataacattttactgcATCTCTGGTTGACATTCTAAAAGATTGTAAAGATTACACCCATCTGCCAGTTCAATGAAAGGATgctgtgtgaaaaaaataataaaaaacatctgtttaataaaagtaattattctacatcATACACATTATGTTAAATTAGTCTCTGTAAACAGTACTGTGTAAAAATGTTAGGACAAAGGAATACtctgtcattctttccattttatgagttcaagtttgaaatatttcattcaaactgtgtgttgtatgtcaggtagaagaaaggtgaaagatacttatctcaCCATGCAGCACCTACTATGAAGCATGAGAGAGACAGTGTGATAGTATGGGAGGGGGGCGTTTATGATGAGATAATAGGAGACATTTCAAAATACACTGAACAATAGACCAGCTCAAGTATTGATCCATCATAGAGCATCCAGTGGTTTACATATTATTGGTAACTGATTCTAGTACCAAGAAGATAATAACCTCAAAACCTCATCCAACCCATAcagaaattacttagttaagaaaCAAGCTGCTAGAGTCATTCAAATAACACAGTTACCCACACAGAGCCCCTGTCTCAACCTAACTGAACAGATCTGGGATATGacatattaaaaactttacaaatcaaaagttatttccaaagaaactttatggcaGTGTATGAAAGCCACATGGAACACAATCCTATTggatactttgattaaatatcttGTAACAATACctaaaagactgtctgcagttattaaagcaaaaaatttaatatttttaaagagtaTGGCATTCCAAAGACATGCTGACAACTGAAGATTAAGTAATTCCACGTATTAAACTACAACCCTCTAACAATATGGTTTTATAAACAAGGTCAAATCAAGTGTTCTGTAAATTATACTCTTCTAGAAGAATATATAACAATTGAAATTTAACAATCCTCTGTAATAAGATATCTTAAAGTTTACAATTTGtactgataaaaatgttatatatactttACCATAAAAGcataagaaacagaaaattacaaaaagataaaaacagaaaactcattaCTCATGACCAGTCCTACATGAGTCTGTCTATAACTTCAAGAATTACCagctttttgtaatataaaaaactatataataaaacttgaaGAACCCACAGCAGGTATCAAAAtcacataaacaacaaaaacaaaaattagaagaTACATGTAATTGTTTCTCAAACCATTAATGAAATGTAATTCTCCATTAATTatgagaaaaattaaactttttcatcaccaggttcaaaatatttgttttccattaaAGTTAACAACACTAGTAATGATATCATCTACCTTtataatgtatatgtttttgtttgtagatttgtttatttttctcaaacatctaagaaaatattcaaaaccatGGTATGATGTTGTATATTTATCATACTGTAATTTGTATAGATTTGTCAATGGTTTTCTTTATCAAGATTTACATAACCTTCTGGCATGACTCTTATTAGACTTTTGTCAATGCATGACACTGCAGGTATgtcatttctttctctttctgaACTTGGAAGACTTCATCATATAACATGATGAACTAATTAGTAAACTTCTAGAATAACTTCCTCCTCAAGAGTTACATGGTACATTTCATTCCTAGCACCACTAACTGACAAATGGTTTTGATACAGTAGACCTGAAATCCCTCacaatatacttattttataattattagataTTTGAGATTATGAAACCACACACTGTTATAATGGCTAATGCAAAAAATTTGTGGGAATACAACAAACAGACAAGTAACTCTTACTCGGGGAAAACAAATtgtactttattaaatatataatataatgattattaatATTCTTATAGAATGGAACAGTTGTTTTCTATAACTAGTTTACAATGTACACTATCCTTATATATGAATAAGGACAAGGGTAAATACAAACAATGTCACAATTTGttgtcattaaatataaatagagaACTAGCTTTTAGATAAAccatacaaaatattgtaaaaatcaggtgtgtttttaatgaataataaacgCATTAAAATTCAAAGTATCTGAATGTAAGATTCAACAACATTTTGagttttataatcttaaaaattatatcacaGGAACATTGCTATGAAGTACAACCACTTTTACCAGTTAGAGATAAACTGAAGTGAAGGTGAATGGATGGATTTAactataataagttttacaaagtaaaaatattcaccTTAAAGTTGATTAGTTTAACAGCAGTAAAACTTGATATTGTGTGGAATTATGgagattacaaaacaaacaaatatgaaactatgAGTAATTTATACCATACCTTTAAGAGTTCAGAGGCAGTGTATCTTTTAGTTACATccacttctaaacatttattcaaaaaatcTTGAAACACGGGGGATAggttatgtttattttcaatttctggCTTCCCATTTGTTAGTATTAAGTTATATATCTGAAAagtatatatgatatataaaatatataagtatacataatgaaaaattacagCCAATACTGTTAGTTACACTAGTATTATAGAGATATAATATACCTtacttataaaacacaaaaatactatcTGCTTCATGGACTCTTACAGAATCCTCATTACTTGACAACCATGACATCACCATGTACAACTTTTTGGATAATTCCTCCCTAATAATATCTAAATAGCTCCCAAAGTACATCACCATGGGTGAATTACCtaaactgttactgttttattatagtgGCTTCAGAAGATGATAGTGATACTATGGCCAAAAACACTAAAAGTTAACaagttacaaaacaataatatgtaCATTCAATAATTACATGTTtgttactgtaaacaatcttgtcAAATGTTCATGGTTGTTATATTCATTATATTCAATACATCTATATGTATGAATAATGTGCAAAGCCATCTTTTTGTCCTTATTACATCTATTCCCTGTAGTTGGTGAAAGACACTGTACAAAACATACAGTTGtgttttatactacaaaagtgTAGCTTTTAAGAATGTGGGTATTGTGAAACAATGGTAATTTTTGTGATTAACATTATTAGAGAAACATTTATGTTGAACAAAAGCAAACCATTAATCCACCCAAGTCATTAAGACCTAGAAAATGTTCATGAAAGACTATAATTTCATTCATTGAAAGACTCTTAAATTTActgaaacaaactttaatatttcattataaattttccATCTAAATTCAGttctttataactttaaaacataaacaatgtaaaaagaagaaaaataggaGACATCCATATTAGGAGAAAATTGAAATTCAATCTACTCTTACTCCTTGGCTGTAAGCACTGGTTACCAACACTTACCATGTCAGAATTTTCATCATAATAAGGAGGTTGACCATCAATCATTTCAATGACTGTAATGCCCAGTGACCAGATGTCAACCTCCGGTCCatacattttccctattattaTTTCTGGAGCCATCCATTGACGAGTGCCAACCACTGACGTTCGTTTATTTTGTTTAGGGGATATTTTGGCACATAATCCAAAATCAGCTGTGTGatggagaaaacaaaaataaagttttcatgtGAGAACAAATGACAACAGAAATAATAGAGCTTCTAATTTACAAAATCAACTTAAGGTGAGCTACAAAATCTAATCAGCCTTACTTAAGgtgtaaaatacaaaatcaacttaaggtgtattaataattgttacagttttgttgtcAGTTCATCAGGCTGAACTGAGCTGAGAAAAGTTCAAGATTTCTAAAACAAGTTAACCTTATCAAGCCAGgtataatatatcattttttatgaGGGCACATGACAACATTAACttctcattatttttgtttaatcttaAATGTTAgacttataacaaaataaaattatattgccatttgtttcagataaattaattaaaaaatattcaattggttaactataatttcaatttattctGGTCCTATTGATAATATTGattgtaaaatagaaatatttaaacattcaaatatacaaataaaacttgtcaacATACAAATCTGCTTAGTTC
This genomic window from Tachypleus tridentatus isolate NWPU-2018 chromosome 10, ASM421037v1, whole genome shotgun sequence contains:
- the LOC143228211 gene encoding serine/threonine-protein kinase PAK 2-like is translated as MEYMEGGCLTDIVNKTCLCENEISVVCKEVLKGIEFLHTNNVIHRDIKSSNILLGKDYSIKLADFGLCAKISPKQNKRTSVVGTRQWMAPEIIIGKMYGPEVDIWSLGITVIEMIDGQPPYYDENSDMIYNLILTNGKPEIENKHNLSPVFQDFLNKCLEVDVTKRYTASELLKHPFIELADGCNLYNLLECQPEMQ